The Sedimentisphaera salicampi genome includes a region encoding these proteins:
- a CDS encoding glycoside hydrolase family 88 protein yields the protein MRTNYLTVLSFCFTLLIASSSIVFGANDSFLWLANADMSVYKKEGILSTMRIANDYFMEKWPNPGEDTVTDKRRPSNIWTRGTYYEGLMALYQIEPKEKLRKKYYDYAVEWGKSHDWGMWGGTKTRNADNQCCGQTYIELYQIEPKPERIAKIKKSIDRMVSSEKIDDWNWIDAIQMAMPVFAKLGVVCGDDKYFERMYEMYSYTRNKHGDNGLYNPEHGLWWRDKDFDPPYTTPNGKNCYWSRGNGWVYAALARVLDVLPEDAPHRNEYIKDFKDMSKAIKEAQRGDGFWNVSLHDPQHFGGRELSGTAFFVYGMAWGINNSVLDPSDYMSSAGKGWTGMIENALHENGFLGYVQSTGKQPSDGQPVGFDKKPNFEDYALGAFLLAGSEIYPDFGGCIAENSSKSAF from the coding sequence ATGCGGACAAACTATCTCACAGTTTTATCATTTTGTTTCACACTTCTTATCGCCTCAAGCTCAATTGTTTTCGGTGCAAACGATTCATTTCTGTGGCTCGCAAACGCAGATATGAGCGTATATAAGAAAGAGGGTATCTTAAGCACGATGCGGATTGCAAATGATTATTTCATGGAGAAATGGCCGAACCCGGGCGAGGATACTGTTACAGACAAACGAAGACCGAGCAACATCTGGACACGCGGGACATACTACGAAGGCCTTATGGCTCTTTACCAAATCGAGCCGAAGGAGAAACTCAGGAAAAAGTATTACGATTATGCCGTAGAGTGGGGAAAATCGCACGATTGGGGCATGTGGGGAGGTACGAAAACCCGAAACGCAGACAATCAATGCTGCGGACAAACATATATCGAGCTCTATCAGATTGAGCCAAAGCCCGAAAGGATTGCCAAAATCAAAAAAAGCATTGATCGTATGGTGAGCAGCGAAAAAATTGACGACTGGAACTGGATCGATGCGATTCAAATGGCGATGCCCGTTTTTGCAAAGCTCGGGGTGGTATGCGGGGATGATAAGTATTTCGAGAGGATGTATGAGATGTATTCTTATACCAGAAACAAACACGGCGATAACGGGCTCTACAACCCCGAACACGGATTGTGGTGGAGAGATAAGGATTTCGACCCGCCTTACACTACCCCGAACGGGAAAAACTGCTACTGGTCCCGCGGAAACGGCTGGGTGTATGCTGCGCTTGCAAGAGTGCTGGATGTGCTTCCGGAAGACGCACCGCACAGGAACGAATACATCAAGGATTTCAAAGATATGTCTAAGGCGATTAAGGAGGCTCAGCGGGGAGACGGGTTCTGGAACGTAAGCCTCCACGACCCCCAGCATTTCGGCGGCAGAGAGCTAAGCGGAACCGCTTTCTTTGTTTACGGAATGGCTTGGGGGATAAATAACAGCGTGCTCGACCCCTCTGATTATATGTCCTCAGCCGGCAAAGGCTGGACTGGAATGATAGAAAACGCCCTGCATGAAAACGGCTTTCTCGGATACGTTCAGAGCACAGGCAAACAACCCTCAGACGGGCAGCCTGTAGGCTTTGATAAAAAGCCGAATTTTGAGGATTATGCCCTCGGGGCATTCCTCCTTGCAGGCAGCGAGATTTATCCTGACTTCGGCGG
- a CDS encoding tRNA dihydrouridine synthase — MLKIGNLELSCPLIAAPLSGYTNWAMRNICRDFGAELTFPGVFLAKSAAMPKVLSKQCFRPYPGEELLGAQIMGTDPEIMAKAAKDLEQTGYNLIDLNFACPAPKVLRRGRGGHMLGKPEAVGEILDRVRGSIDLPISVKLRIGYDKTAESLESFYQICETLTRLGADALVIHGRTTLQKYSGSANWQPIYEIKRLHPELTVIGSGDIFTPEAAAEKLDAGIDGVLLARGVVGNPWLISEARAIVEGREKPAPPTVQEAGEVMLRHISMLQQIQEEGRVTRFFRKFASQYCKRHPQRKKVVLEIMAAEIESELIEIIKRNFGC; from the coding sequence ATGCTGAAAATCGGAAACTTAGAACTCTCCTGCCCGCTTATAGCCGCTCCTCTCAGCGGCTATACAAACTGGGCAATGCGAAATATATGCAGGGACTTCGGGGCAGAGCTTACATTCCCCGGGGTGTTCCTGGCTAAATCCGCTGCGATGCCGAAGGTGCTCAGCAAGCAGTGCTTCCGGCCATACCCGGGCGAGGAGCTTCTAGGCGCCCAGATTATGGGCACAGACCCTGAGATTATGGCAAAGGCAGCGAAAGACCTCGAACAGACCGGCTACAACCTGATAGATCTCAATTTTGCCTGCCCCGCACCGAAGGTTTTGAGGCGGGGAAGAGGCGGTCATATGCTCGGAAAGCCAGAGGCTGTAGGCGAGATTTTAGATAGAGTGCGGGGGAGCATAGACCTGCCGATATCGGTGAAGCTCAGAATAGGATACGACAAAACCGCCGAATCGCTGGAGAGCTTCTATCAAATCTGCGAAACGCTAACCCGGCTCGGAGCAGATGCTCTTGTTATCCACGGGCGCACAACGCTTCAGAAATATTCCGGCTCTGCAAACTGGCAGCCGATATATGAAATAAAACGCCTCCATCCGGAGCTTACAGTAATAGGCAGCGGCGATATCTTCACCCCCGAGGCAGCGGCAGAAAAGCTTGATGCCGGGATAGACGGCGTTCTGCTTGCAAGGGGGGTTGTGGGCAATCCTTGGCTTATCAGCGAGGCAAGGGCGATTGTTGAAGGCAGAGAAAAGCCCGCCCCGCCTACGGTGCAGGAGGCCGGCGAGGTGATGCTCAGGCATATCAGTATGCTCCAGCAGATTCAGGAGGAAGGAAGGGTAACCAGATTCTTCCGCAAGTTCGCCTCGCAGTACTGCAAGCGGCATCCGCAAAGGAAGAAGGTGGTGCTGGAGATTATGGCTGCAGAAATCGAATCAGAGCTTATCGAGATAATAAAGCGAAATTTCGGCTGCTGA
- a CDS encoding alpha/beta hydrolase, with protein MKPFGLLLFTLAALSVWAAEPQEVLEDYKIQFYESGVEYHFYDGVEYLGKDREEKLDIYSPVSTITKKRPAVLFIHGGAWRAGHRKMKNARDWARFFVEQGYVAVSIDYKLSEFEGRGRKRKKIEGAWRQNIYDCKSALRFMKSGILNIDSERIAVMGSSAGGHLAMLLGYSAESKELNKGGLYKDKSNDVSCIINFYGVPDVRTQGGEMFIDSSRDESPEEWALASPVEHLAGSEPPILIVHGAKDRVVDIEQSRDLVKLLKEKELPFEYEFIEDAGHGFSVRAAKTNLMPVVGSFLRENF; from the coding sequence ATGAAACCATTCGGTCTGCTTTTATTTACATTAGCAGCTCTCTCAGTATGGGCAGCAGAGCCGCAAGAGGTTCTCGAGGATTATAAAATCCAGTTTTATGAATCCGGTGTGGAGTATCATTTCTACGACGGCGTTGAATATTTGGGCAAAGACAGAGAAGAAAAGCTCGACATTTATTCCCCTGTCAGCACCATAACCAAAAAGCGTCCTGCTGTGCTTTTCATCCATGGCGGTGCTTGGAGAGCCGGCCACAGAAAGATGAAAAATGCACGAGACTGGGCGAGATTCTTCGTGGAGCAGGGGTATGTGGCAGTAAGCATAGACTATAAGCTCAGTGAGTTTGAAGGGAGAGGGCGAAAAAGAAAGAAGATTGAAGGCGCATGGAGGCAGAACATCTACGACTGCAAAAGCGCCCTTCGCTTTATGAAATCGGGAATTTTGAATATAGACAGCGAAAGGATAGCTGTAATGGGCTCCTCTGCCGGCGGGCATCTTGCAATGCTCTTAGGCTATTCAGCAGAAAGTAAGGAGCTCAATAAAGGCGGGCTGTATAAGGATAAGAGCAATGATGTAAGCTGCATAATCAATTTCTACGGCGTTCCGGATGTGAGAACGCAGGGCGGGGAGATGTTTATTGATTCATCAAGGGATGAAAGCCCGGAAGAATGGGCGCTTGCCTCGCCTGTGGAACATCTAGCGGGAAGCGAGCCTCCTATACTGATTGTCCACGGAGCGAAAGACAGAGTGGTTGATATCGAACAATCAAGGGATTTAGTGAAGCTGCTCAAGGAGAAAGAGCTTCCATTTGAGTATGAATTTATTGAAGACGCCGGCCACGGTTTCTCAGTCCGAGCTGCAAAGACAAACCTTATGCCTGTAGTGGGCAGTTTCCTAAGGGAAAACTTTTAA
- a CDS encoding acyltransferase family protein, which produces MERLKYIDCARALAILLVMLEHAIEVTEYFGWPLVITSKCFSTFHMPVFFTAAGFMLALGGREKFSPNNYLSFEKKKFMRLIIPLFVITAITFTGELAIGESSLSEAGDVFYRMIFYPLSSPAGHGWFLITLMNIFLIFPFIIRLCDKSKLTLIVVFAICMMPASLPKHEYACFLELERTRWYLMFVLFGYYVFARLEINRRGNMLAALSFTAIAAAGCMQVSEWVSAGQSWVTFEVLRLMKLLFSFTGMLGMFYLASCIAGRGGMIKAFFSKLGRFSYDVYLYHLIAGMVCGVILSKVGIPEEYSWLMLIIIYAASGIGSFIFGQILRKSRLLSKIMLGS; this is translated from the coding sequence TTGGAAAGACTGAAATACATAGACTGCGCAAGGGCACTTGCGATACTTCTGGTTATGCTGGAGCATGCAATTGAGGTTACAGAGTATTTTGGCTGGCCCTTGGTTATCACCAGTAAATGCTTTTCCACCTTCCATATGCCTGTATTTTTTACAGCAGCCGGCTTTATGCTTGCTCTGGGAGGACGGGAAAAGTTTTCGCCGAATAATTACCTCTCATTCGAGAAGAAAAAATTTATGCGGCTCATTATTCCTTTGTTTGTGATAACGGCAATTACGTTCACAGGTGAACTGGCAATAGGTGAGTCTTCGCTGAGTGAGGCCGGGGATGTTTTTTACAGAATGATATTTTACCCCCTAAGCAGTCCCGCCGGGCATGGGTGGTTTCTGATAACGCTTATGAACATATTTCTGATCTTTCCATTTATTATAAGACTTTGTGATAAGTCTAAGCTTACTCTCATTGTTGTTTTTGCGATTTGTATGATGCCCGCTTCTCTTCCAAAGCACGAATATGCCTGTTTCCTTGAGCTTGAGCGGACAAGATGGTATCTGATGTTCGTTTTATTCGGTTACTATGTTTTCGCAAGGCTGGAAATCAATAGGCGGGGCAATATGCTTGCTGCCCTGAGTTTTACAGCTATCGCAGCAGCGGGGTGTATGCAGGTGTCTGAATGGGTAAGTGCGGGGCAGTCTTGGGTTACTTTTGAAGTTCTCAGGCTTATGAAGCTTTTATTCAGCTTTACAGGTATGCTCGGAATGTTCTATCTGGCCTCATGCATAGCAGGCAGGGGCGGTATGATAAAGGCGTTTTTCTCAAAGCTGGGAAGATTTTCTTACGATGTTTACCTCTATCACCTTATAGCAGGAATGGTTTGCGGAGTTATCCTTTCCAAGGTTGGCATCCCTGAAGAATACAGCTGGCTTATGCTGATAATTATCTACGCAGCTTCGGGAATCGGCTCGTTTATATTCGGCCAGATCCTGAGAAAATCCCGCCTGCTGTCCAAGATTATGCTTGGAAGCTGA
- a CDS encoding indolepyruvate oxidoreductase subunit beta, whose protein sequence is MSDTTSVVLAGVGGQGILLASEIVAQAAKISGFDVKTNEVHGMAQRGGSVIAHVRFGEKVYSPLAAKGEAKVLGGLERISALRYADYLCEGGLVAVNSQMMVPVTVSMGMGEYPADAEKLLRDKFENLIYINASEEARKLGNVRAANVVLLGALSKGLDKLSEEAWLEAVKISVKPKFIDLNIKAFKTGRDI, encoded by the coding sequence ATGAGTGATACAACAAGCGTAGTACTTGCAGGCGTAGGCGGGCAGGGGATCCTGCTCGCAAGCGAAATCGTTGCTCAGGCTGCGAAGATTTCCGGCTTCGATGTTAAAACAAACGAAGTGCACGGGATGGCTCAGAGAGGCGGTTCTGTGATAGCGCACGTCCGCTTCGGCGAGAAGGTTTACAGCCCGCTTGCGGCAAAGGGCGAGGCGAAGGTGCTCGGAGGGCTGGAGAGAATCTCAGCCCTGAGATACGCAGACTACCTCTGCGAAGGCGGACTCGTGGCGGTGAACAGCCAGATGATGGTGCCGGTTACTGTATCGATGGGTATGGGCGAATATCCGGCAGATGCGGAAAAGCTGCTCAGAGATAAATTCGAAAACCTCATCTACATAAACGCCTCAGAAGAGGCAAGAAAGCTCGGGAACGTCCGGGCGGCGAATGTTGTGCTGCTCGGGGCTCTCTCTAAAGGCCTCGATAAACTCAGCGAAGAGGCTTGGCTTGAGGCGGTGAAGATCAGCGTGAAGCCGAAATTTATAGACCTAAACATCAAGGCCTTCAAAACCGGAAGAGATATTTAA
- the iorA gene encoding indolepyruvate ferredoxin oxidoreductase subunit alpha translates to MAELLSGNAAIARGAYEAGAVLAAGYPGTPSTEILENAVKYKDDIYLEWAPNEKVALEVGAAAAMGGTRSIVTMKHVGLNVAADPLMTLAYIGVEGGLVICVADDPGMHSSQNEQDTRNYAKFARLPIFEPSSSQEAKDFIPMAMEVSEKHKTPVILRSTTRVSHSRSLVELGERKEHKSKGFQKDVQRFVTVPAFSRQMRLKVEKRTPELKAETESSPANRIEMGDKSLGIIACGITYQYVKEAWPEASVLKLGFSQPWPDDMIKKFAGYVEKLLVVEELDPLLEEHIKALGIKCHGRDVVSGIGELSISSLRESRAKLEGRPVEKYAYENMADKLPGRPPVLCAGCPHRGVFYALTKHDVVVAGDIGCYSLGAFKPLERLDIILCMGGGVSMAHGLDKAGEKKKVVGIVGDSTFFHSGITGLLDIAYNKGKSTIIVVDNRTTAMTGHQDHPGTGRTLMGEPTVEASIEDIGRACGIKRIRTLNPYDQEATQKALDEEINADEASLVISKAPCILHDRSGVKPAFEIDSELCKNCRMCLKLGCPAIEASEGEKPAISSILCTGCGLCRQVCKFGAISGGENE, encoded by the coding sequence TTGGCGGAACTTTTATCAGGTAATGCAGCCATTGCCAGAGGTGCATACGAGGCCGGAGCAGTCTTAGCGGCAGGCTACCCGGGCACTCCATCCACCGAAATTCTGGAGAATGCTGTAAAGTACAAAGACGACATTTACCTCGAATGGGCTCCAAATGAGAAAGTGGCTCTCGAGGTAGGTGCGGCCGCAGCGATGGGCGGGACGAGAAGCATCGTTACGATGAAGCATGTTGGGCTGAATGTGGCGGCGGACCCTCTGATGACGCTTGCCTATATCGGCGTTGAAGGCGGACTGGTGATCTGCGTTGCAGACGACCCGGGCATGCACTCCTCCCAAAATGAACAGGACACCCGAAACTATGCAAAATTTGCCAGACTGCCTATCTTTGAGCCGTCCAGCAGTCAGGAGGCGAAAGACTTCATCCCAATGGCAATGGAGGTTTCTGAAAAGCACAAAACACCCGTAATACTCAGAAGCACAACAAGGGTGAGCCATTCAAGGAGCCTCGTGGAGCTGGGCGAAAGAAAGGAACATAAAAGCAAAGGCTTCCAGAAAGATGTACAGAGGTTTGTTACTGTCCCTGCATTCTCAAGGCAGATGCGGCTGAAAGTGGAAAAACGCACACCTGAACTCAAGGCGGAAACAGAAAGCAGCCCTGCAAACAGGATTGAGATGGGCGATAAGAGCCTCGGAATCATAGCCTGCGGGATAACATATCAGTATGTTAAGGAAGCATGGCCTGAGGCTTCAGTGCTGAAGCTGGGCTTTTCTCAACCTTGGCCGGACGATATGATAAAGAAATTCGCAGGCTATGTTGAAAAGCTTCTTGTAGTAGAAGAGCTCGACCCGCTGCTTGAAGAGCACATCAAGGCGCTGGGCATTAAATGCCACGGGCGCGATGTTGTAAGCGGGATTGGCGAGCTTAGCATAAGCTCGCTTCGTGAATCAAGGGCAAAGCTTGAAGGCCGGCCAGTTGAAAAATATGCCTACGAAAATATGGCAGACAAGCTGCCGGGAAGGCCGCCGGTGCTTTGCGCAGGCTGCCCGCACAGAGGCGTTTTCTACGCACTCACAAAACACGATGTGGTTGTGGCAGGAGATATCGGCTGCTATTCACTCGGTGCGTTCAAGCCGCTGGAAAGGCTGGATATTATCCTCTGCATGGGCGGAGGCGTTTCCATGGCCCACGGACTCGACAAGGCCGGCGAGAAAAAGAAGGTTGTGGGGATCGTTGGCGATTCCACATTCTTCCACTCCGGCATAACAGGCCTTCTGGATATAGCATACAACAAGGGCAAATCTACGATCATCGTGGTTGACAACCGCACCACCGCAATGACAGGCCATCAGGACCACCCGGGCACAGGACGCACGCTTATGGGCGAGCCGACTGTGGAGGCTTCCATTGAGGATATAGGCAGAGCATGCGGGATCAAACGAATCAGAACACTTAACCCGTACGATCAGGAAGCAACGCAGAAGGCCCTGGACGAAGAGATAAACGCCGATGAGGCGAGCCTTGTGATATCAAAAGCCCCCTGCATACTTCACGACAGAAGCGGCGTAAAACCGGCGTTTGAGATAGACAGCGAGCTATGCAAAAACTGCCGTATGTGTCTCAAGCTCGGCTGCCCGGCTATCGAGGCATCCGAAGGCGAGAAACCGGCTATCAGCTCAATTCTCTGCACCGGCTGCGGGCTGTGCAGGCAGGTATGTAAATTCGGAGCAATCAGCGGAGGTGAAAATGAGTGA
- the aroA gene encoding 3-phosphoshikimate 1-carboxyvinyltransferase, producing MKIKSSASRLSGKVKIPGSKSHTIRAAAIAGFAKGESLIRSPLVSSDTISALNAFEAMGAKINRCNDEFWKISGVAGRPSAPAGEIDVGNSGTTLRLAAGLAALNDGGRAVRFTGDHQICSRPLQPLLDSLSDLGAEAVSINSDGCAPVEIKGTLKGGRTSIECRTSQYLSSLFLCCPLAEQSSEIEVPLLYEPDYVGITLDWLDKQGIQYSCTEDFSNVRIEGSQSYRRFDETVPADFSSASFFLCAAALCGEDVVIEGLDYSDSQPDKAVAEYLRKMGADIEINENGSTAVRASSLTGIDIDMNRTPDALPIMAVTAALADGTTRLYNVAQARNKETDRIKCMAEVLSKIGADIEELPDGLIIRGGNKLSSGEVSGHYDHRIIMSMAVAAIAGGIELDIDTAEAVDVTFPTFPELMRSIGGKIDRVEQN from the coding sequence ATGAAAATTAAATCCAGCGCATCCCGTCTTTCGGGTAAGGTAAAGATTCCCGGGTCTAAGTCTCATACGATAAGGGCTGCCGCTATTGCCGGCTTTGCCAAGGGGGAGAGCTTGATTCGCAGTCCGCTTGTTAGCAGCGATACAATAAGTGCATTGAATGCCTTCGAGGCAATGGGGGCAAAGATAAACAGGTGCAATGATGAGTTTTGGAAGATTTCGGGAGTTGCGGGCAGGCCATCTGCTCCGGCTGGTGAGATTGATGTGGGCAATTCAGGTACAACTCTCCGCCTCGCCGCAGGCCTAGCAGCCTTAAATGATGGAGGCAGGGCGGTAAGGTTCACAGGAGACCATCAGATTTGCTCGCGACCGCTTCAGCCACTGCTGGATTCGCTCAGCGACCTTGGAGCAGAAGCGGTTTCGATAAACAGCGACGGCTGTGCGCCTGTAGAGATAAAAGGAACGCTCAAAGGCGGCCGAACAAGCATCGAATGCAGAACAAGCCAGTATCTTTCGAGCCTTTTCCTCTGCTGCCCGCTTGCAGAGCAGAGCAGTGAGATAGAAGTGCCTCTGCTGTATGAGCCTGATTACGTGGGCATCACACTCGACTGGCTTGATAAGCAGGGAATCCAGTATTCCTGCACGGAAGATTTTTCAAATGTTCGTATTGAAGGCAGCCAGAGCTACAGAAGATTTGATGAGACCGTGCCGGCAGATTTCTCGAGCGCTTCATTCTTTCTGTGTGCTGCGGCGCTTTGCGGCGAAGATGTGGTAATCGAAGGGCTGGACTATTCAGACAGTCAGCCGGATAAGGCGGTTGCAGAGTATCTAAGGAAGATGGGAGCGGATATAGAGATTAACGAAAACGGCAGCACCGCCGTTAGGGCGTCTTCGCTGACGGGCATTGATATAGATATGAACCGCACCCCCGATGCGCTTCCGATTATGGCAGTTACAGCTGCTTTGGCAGATGGAACAACCCGCCTTTATAATGTAGCTCAGGCAAGGAACAAGGAAACAGACCGAATAAAATGTATGGCAGAAGTTCTCAGTAAGATTGGTGCTGATATAGAGGAGCTCCCTGATGGGCTCATTATAAGAGGCGGTAATAAGCTTTCTTCAGGCGAGGTGAGCGGTCATTACGATCACCGCATAATTATGTCTATGGCTGTGGCAGCGATTGCAGGCGGGATTGAGCTCGATATAGACACCGCTGAGGCCGTTGACGTTACATTCCCCACATTCCCTGAGCTGATGAGAAGCATTGGCGGCAAGATCGATAGGGTTGAGCAGAATTAG
- a CDS encoding InlB B-repeat-containing protein has product MSAKSFIGRSGLVLIAVLLASGTAMAKRYMLYTDSTLAQAGVVTPSVSQAHYYEEGEVVTIAAQPYKGYEFVCWIGDVENPDSRSTRVVMDGPRYVVASFQVAESDEAVEVGIKSLEEGGRSRNIPAPNIGYNDSISSTDYSSSVESYLAAAESPGTLSKPDVTNVSAPDYRRPSDVNPNPIIPEPATVTLLAAGAAGLAARRLRKKNSN; this is encoded by the coding sequence ATGAGTGCAAAAAGTTTTATTGGCCGTAGCGGCTTGGTTTTGATTGCGGTTCTGCTGGCAAGCGGAACAGCGATGGCAAAACGCTACATGCTCTACACCGACTCGACACTCGCACAGGCCGGCGTGGTAACTCCTTCGGTGAGTCAGGCTCACTACTACGAAGAAGGCGAAGTGGTTACTATCGCAGCTCAGCCATATAAAGGGTATGAGTTTGTGTGCTGGATTGGCGATGTAGAAAACCCAGACAGCAGATCTACCCGAGTGGTTATGGACGGACCGAGGTACGTGGTAGCGTCTTTTCAGGTGGCTGAATCAGACGAGGCTGTTGAGGTAGGAATTAAAAGTTTGGAAGAAGGCGGAAGGAGCCGCAACATACCTGCTCCAAACATCGGATATAACGATTCAATCAGCAGTACAGACTACAGCAGCAGTGTGGAGAGTTATCTCGCGGCAGCAGAAAGCCCGGGTACACTTTCCAAGCCTGATGTTACTAATGTCAGCGCTCCTGATTACAGAAGGCCTTCTGATGTGAATCCAAATCCGATCATCCCTGAACCTGCTACAGTTACATTACTGGCGGCAGGAGCTGCAGGGCTCGCGGCGAGAAGATTAAGAAAAAAGAATTCCAACTAA